The proteins below come from a single Arthrobacter crystallopoietes genomic window:
- the putP gene encoding sodium/proline symporter PutP, whose amino-acid sequence MNDQIYQIIAMALYMAGMLAIGWWAFRRTDDLDDYMLAGRGLHPGVAALSAGASDMSGWLLMGLPGALYVGGLFEAWIAIGLTIGAWLNWKFVAPRLRAYTEVSNNSITVPSFFDNRLKDKTHILRVASGVIILAFFTFYVSSGMVAGGVFFEASFGSSYLTGMLVVSGVTVLYTLFGGFMGATFTDVAQGILMFLALLIVPIVGVFATGGIGATFDSIREVDPNFLSLFAGGTLVAGISAAAWGLGYFGQPHIIVRFMAMRSAADAKAGRRIGIGWMILTVLGAVATALVGIAYFQQNPDATLADPESVFLDLAQILFHPFIAGMVLAAVLAAIMSTLSSQLIVCSSALVEDLYKIISKKQASAKAQVMLGRMGVLVVSLIAMALAWSQNDTILGLVAFAWAGFGASFGPTVILSLYWRKLTMPGALAGMVAGAVTVFWWGNSALTETMYEIVPGFILNVVVAVVVSLMTYKPNAEIETEFDEAVGRANAPAPAPVAAAER is encoded by the coding sequence GTGAACGACCAGATATATCAGATCATTGCCATGGCGCTGTACATGGCAGGGATGCTTGCCATCGGATGGTGGGCTTTCCGGCGCACCGACGACCTCGACGACTACATGCTCGCGGGCCGCGGCCTGCATCCGGGAGTGGCTGCCCTGAGCGCCGGCGCTTCCGACATGTCCGGCTGGCTCCTGATGGGCCTGCCGGGCGCACTTTACGTCGGAGGCCTGTTCGAAGCCTGGATCGCCATCGGCCTGACCATCGGAGCCTGGCTGAACTGGAAGTTCGTCGCTCCCCGGCTGCGCGCCTACACCGAGGTCTCCAATAACTCCATCACGGTGCCGAGCTTTTTCGATAACCGGCTCAAGGACAAGACCCATATCCTCAGGGTCGCCTCCGGCGTCATTATCCTCGCCTTCTTCACTTTCTACGTCTCCTCCGGCATGGTGGCCGGCGGCGTGTTCTTCGAGGCGTCCTTCGGCTCCAGCTACCTGACCGGCATGCTGGTTGTCAGCGGCGTCACCGTGTTGTACACGCTCTTCGGCGGCTTCATGGGCGCAACGTTCACGGATGTGGCCCAGGGCATCCTGATGTTCCTCGCCCTGCTGATCGTCCCGATCGTGGGCGTCTTCGCCACCGGTGGCATCGGCGCAACCTTCGACTCGATCCGCGAGGTGGATCCGAACTTCCTGAGCTTGTTCGCCGGCGGCACACTGGTAGCCGGCATATCGGCGGCTGCATGGGGGCTGGGCTACTTCGGCCAGCCGCACATCATTGTCCGCTTCATGGCGATGCGCTCGGCCGCCGACGCCAAGGCCGGCCGCCGCATCGGCATCGGCTGGATGATTCTGACCGTTCTTGGTGCCGTCGCCACGGCCCTCGTCGGCATCGCCTACTTCCAGCAGAATCCGGACGCCACGCTCGCGGATCCGGAATCCGTGTTCCTGGATCTCGCCCAGATCCTCTTCCACCCGTTCATCGCCGGCATGGTGCTCGCTGCCGTGCTGGCCGCGATCATGAGCACCCTGTCGTCCCAACTGATCGTCTGCTCGTCGGCTCTGGTCGAGGATCTGTACAAGATCATCAGCAAGAAGCAGGCCTCGGCCAAGGCCCAGGTGATGCTGGGCCGGATGGGCGTACTGGTCGTCTCCCTCATCGCCATGGCCCTGGCCTGGAGCCAGAACGACACGATCCTTGGCTTGGTCGCCTTCGCCTGGGCCGGCTTCGGCGCCTCCTTCGGCCCCACAGTCATCCTCTCGCTCTACTGGCGCAAGCTCACCATGCCCGGCGCCCTTGCCGGCATGGTTGCCGGTGCGGTCACCGTCTTCTGGTGGGGCAATTCGGCGCTGACGGAGACCATGTACGAGATTGTTCCGGGCTTCATCCTGAACGTGGTCGTCGCGGTGGTGGTCAGCCTGATGACCTACAAGCCCAATGCCGAGATCGAGACGGAATTCGACGAAGCCGTGGGCCGGGCCAATGCCCCGGCTCCGGCACCCGTGGCCGCCGCGGAGCGGTAA
- a CDS encoding MFS transporter, whose amino-acid sequence MSVPRALRLFAHHNYRVLIAALAISIFGTGMWAVAMVYQVIHLGGGPAELSIVATCSSVGLLAFVLLGGIAADRLPRRRLILAVEAVNLAAIGAVSFLALTDRLQLWHLAAAAFLLGVGAAFFFPAYSAILPRILPADDLLAANGMEGTIRPLLQQAAGPAAAGMVVAAFSPAAAIGWISFCHLAALVILSFLGAEPVPEGGPATPVKSSVLADLKEGVAYTVKTPWLLWTLLWAVVATLIFIGPIEVLLPFAVAAQLGGDASTFGFLLGIFGAGGAVGAMVTASLPLPRRYLSVMIMMWGAGIMPLAILGFTDSFWVMAGALFVMGATGSAGMVIWGTLLQRRVPSHLLGRISSLDFFVSLALMPVSMALAGPLGEIIPIWLIFLLVGLASPVLSVIAIACGRMLRNEIEHPLERTLAPADEPAEA is encoded by the coding sequence ATGTCCGTGCCGCGCGCCCTGCGCCTCTTTGCACACCACAACTACCGCGTGCTGATCGCAGCCCTGGCGATCTCCATTTTCGGCACCGGCATGTGGGCCGTCGCCATGGTGTACCAGGTCATCCACCTGGGCGGCGGTCCGGCCGAACTGTCCATCGTGGCCACCTGCTCGAGCGTCGGCTTGCTGGCTTTTGTGCTGCTGGGCGGCATCGCGGCCGACCGGCTGCCGCGGCGCCGGCTCATCCTGGCCGTGGAGGCAGTCAACCTGGCCGCCATCGGCGCAGTCAGCTTTTTGGCGCTCACGGACCGGCTGCAGCTGTGGCATCTGGCGGCCGCCGCCTTCCTGCTGGGCGTGGGTGCTGCGTTCTTCTTCCCGGCCTACTCGGCGATCCTGCCCCGGATCCTGCCCGCGGATGACTTGCTGGCAGCCAACGGCATGGAAGGAACTATCCGGCCGCTGCTGCAGCAGGCCGCCGGTCCTGCCGCCGCAGGCATGGTGGTGGCGGCGTTCTCGCCTGCCGCAGCCATCGGCTGGATCAGCTTCTGCCATCTCGCAGCCTTGGTGATCCTGTCTTTCCTCGGCGCCGAACCTGTCCCGGAAGGCGGCCCGGCCACGCCGGTCAAGAGTTCCGTCCTGGCGGACCTGAAGGAAGGCGTCGCCTACACGGTCAAGACGCCCTGGCTGCTGTGGACACTGCTGTGGGCAGTGGTCGCGACGCTCATTTTCATCGGCCCAATCGAGGTGTTGCTGCCCTTCGCCGTGGCCGCACAGCTTGGCGGCGATGCCAGCACCTTCGGCTTCCTGCTGGGCATCTTCGGAGCAGGCGGGGCGGTCGGCGCCATGGTGACGGCCTCGCTGCCGCTCCCCCGCCGCTACCTCAGCGTGATGATCATGATGTGGGGTGCCGGCATCATGCCGCTGGCAATCCTCGGCTTCACCGACAGCTTCTGGGTCATGGCCGGCGCGTTGTTCGTCATGGGTGCTACCGGCAGCGCGGGCATGGTGATCTGGGGAACGCTGCTCCAGCGCCGCGTCCCGTCCCACCTCCTCGGCCGCATCTCCAGCCTCGACTTCTTCGTCTCGCTGGCGCTGATGCCGGTGTCCATGGCATTGGCCGGCCCACTGGGCGAGATCATTCCGATCTGGCTGATCTTCCTGCTGGTCGGGCTGGCGTCGCCGGTGCTGTCCGTGATCGCGATTGCCTGCGGCCGGATGCTGCGGAACGAAATCGAGCACCCGCTGGAACGGACGCTGGCCCCGGCAGACGAACCGGCCGAAGCGTAG
- a CDS encoding carbohydrate ABC transporter permease, producing the protein MTAGTSTRPVRRPGTGPGHGNSGRTGSLWLKLLPLAPAIALLGIFLAGPIIFSVYGSFTNAALTGKNAKDPQFIGPENYADLFRDPNFPQSLWLTVLFVFASAIVGQNLLGLGTALLVNKATKAVAAVVSVCVVAAWVLPEIVAAFVAYAFFFREGTLNQLTATVGVAPVDWLFEHPMLAIILANIWRGTAFSMMVYQAALNDVPQEISESAMIDGAGGALRLWYITLPMIRRSIATNLMLITLQTLAVFTLIYVMTAGGPSRRSATLPVMAYEEAFRYSNIGYGTAIAVVMILIGAVFSVVYIRLLKEK; encoded by the coding sequence ATGACCGCCGGGACCAGCACGCGGCCCGTGCGCCGGCCTGGCACCGGACCGGGACACGGGAACAGCGGCAGGACTGGTTCGCTGTGGTTGAAGCTACTTCCTCTGGCCCCGGCGATCGCGCTGCTAGGGATTTTCCTGGCAGGGCCGATCATCTTCTCCGTCTACGGGTCCTTCACCAACGCCGCGCTGACGGGCAAAAATGCAAAGGACCCGCAGTTCATCGGGCCCGAAAACTACGCGGACCTGTTCCGCGACCCGAACTTTCCGCAGTCCCTCTGGCTGACAGTGCTGTTTGTGTTCGCTTCGGCCATCGTGGGGCAGAACCTTCTTGGACTAGGAACCGCGCTGCTGGTGAACAAGGCAACCAAGGCGGTTGCCGCCGTCGTCAGTGTCTGTGTGGTGGCGGCATGGGTGCTGCCGGAAATCGTGGCGGCCTTTGTGGCTTACGCGTTCTTCTTCCGGGAAGGCACCCTGAACCAGTTGACGGCAACCGTCGGGGTCGCCCCGGTGGACTGGCTCTTCGAACATCCCATGCTTGCAATTATCCTGGCCAACATCTGGCGGGGAACCGCGTTCTCCATGATGGTCTACCAGGCGGCGCTGAACGATGTGCCGCAGGAAATCAGCGAGTCGGCGATGATCGACGGCGCCGGCGGGGCGCTGCGGCTCTGGTACATCACGCTGCCGATGATCCGGCGCAGCATCGCCACGAACCTGATGCTGATCACCTTGCAGACTCTGGCGGTCTTCACTTTGATCTACGTGATGACCGCGGGCGGGCCGTCCCGGCGCAGTGCCACGCTGCCGGTCATGGCATATGAGGAAGCCTTCCGGTACAGCAACATCGGCTACGGTACGGCAATCGCCGTCGTGATGATCCTGATCGGAGCGGTGTTCTCCGTTGTGTATATCCGTCTGCTGAAGGAGAAGTGA
- a CDS encoding carbohydrate ABC transporter permease: MSPTPAATPAPATAAATSPAPAMGRERRPRPGLSVSSARRSASKTLANAVLILLGLCFLIPLSWLVLASLDPEAGYTTELPKTFTLDNFAAVLTPELAFVPLLNSLLLSAGAAALTVVAAVLAAYPLSRYQLRFNKPFLYTVLFGTCLPITAIMVPVYSLFVQLNLLDSLPATTFFMAATFLPMAIWMTKNFMDSVPISLEEAAWMDGASSMKALAHVVVPLMRPGLAVVFIFVFIQAWGNFFVPFILLLSSGKQPAAVSIFRFFGQYGTVAYGQLAAFSILYSIPVILLYVLVSRGIGGSFAMAGAMKG; encoded by the coding sequence ATGTCCCCGACACCGGCAGCAACGCCTGCTCCGGCAACTGCGGCCGCCACTTCGCCCGCCCCTGCCATGGGACGGGAGCGGCGGCCGCGTCCCGGCTTGTCCGTTTCCTCCGCCCGCAGGTCGGCGTCAAAGACGCTGGCCAATGCGGTGCTGATCCTGCTAGGGCTGTGTTTCCTGATCCCGTTGAGCTGGCTGGTGTTGGCGTCGTTGGACCCCGAGGCCGGTTATACCACCGAGCTGCCGAAGACTTTCACGCTGGATAACTTCGCCGCGGTGCTGACCCCGGAGCTGGCGTTTGTGCCGCTGCTGAACAGCCTGCTGCTCTCGGCCGGGGCCGCTGCGCTCACCGTGGTTGCGGCAGTGCTGGCCGCTTACCCGCTGTCCCGGTACCAGCTGCGCTTCAACAAACCGTTCCTCTACACGGTGCTGTTCGGCACCTGCCTGCCGATCACCGCCATCATGGTCCCGGTCTACAGCCTGTTTGTGCAGCTGAACCTGCTGGACTCGTTGCCGGCCACCACGTTTTTCATGGCCGCGACATTCCTGCCGATGGCCATCTGGATGACCAAGAACTTCATGGATTCGGTCCCCATCAGCCTGGAGGAGGCAGCCTGGATGGACGGCGCGTCCTCGATGAAGGCGCTCGCCCATGTGGTGGTGCCGCTGATGCGACCGGGACTGGCCGTGGTCTTTATCTTCGTTTTCATCCAGGCCTGGGGGAACTTTTTTGTGCCGTTCATCCTGCTGCTCTCCTCCGGCAAGCAGCCCGCAGCCGTGAGCATCTTCCGCTTCTTCGGCCAGTATGGCACCGTGGCGTACGGACAGCTTGCCGCGTTTTCCATTCTCTATTCGATTCCCGTGATCCTGCTTTACGTACTGGTCTCGCGCGGCATCGGCGGCTCGTTCGCCATGGCCGGTGCGATGAAGGGGTAG
- a CDS encoding extracellular solute-binding protein, translating to MRGTRSTSVKSSLSLIAAGLLMLSGCSAGGGGGDAGAGDEATLRIVYQKSGEGSPLDTLMQDVKTQFEAENGNVTVQLEPVEGSDEDYATRLALSQRSPDTAPDVFYEDTFKVRSDVDAGYLLNLDPYLEQWPDWERFNDGAKAAGVADDGATYAVPLGTDTRVIWYNKNVLEAAGVEVPWAPKSWDDILAAARQIKESQPDVVPFNMYAGTGTGEGTVMQSFYELLYGTDSQLYNEDQQKWVVGSQGFVDSLSFLETLYDEELALTPAQALDPNIWQAVFGEYLPEDRMGGVVEGSYSPSFWQEGGMFEWADYGDVMGVAPFPTQNGQEPGAVSMSGGWTLAIGANSQNPDLAFEFLKTAMSQENLLKYTVDNSQIAVRSDIAEDSTYLESNPFVADVSEVVDVTHYRPATSDYPEISTAAQQATEAVITGERSPDEAAADYDAAVRDIVGADNVVEE from the coding sequence ATGCGTGGCACCAGGAGCACCTCCGTCAAATCATCGTTGTCACTGATTGCAGCCGGCCTGCTGATGCTGTCCGGCTGTTCTGCCGGTGGCGGGGGAGGGGATGCGGGCGCAGGCGACGAGGCCACGCTGCGCATTGTGTACCAGAAGTCGGGTGAAGGTTCGCCGCTGGACACCTTGATGCAGGACGTCAAGACCCAATTCGAAGCCGAAAACGGGAACGTGACCGTCCAGTTGGAACCGGTTGAAGGCAGCGACGAGGACTACGCCACCCGGTTGGCGCTCTCGCAGCGATCGCCTGATACCGCGCCGGACGTGTTCTACGAAGATACATTCAAGGTGCGCTCCGACGTCGACGCCGGGTACCTGCTCAACCTTGATCCGTACCTTGAACAATGGCCGGACTGGGAACGCTTCAACGACGGCGCGAAAGCGGCGGGCGTGGCCGACGACGGTGCCACTTACGCAGTCCCGCTCGGCACCGACACGCGGGTGATCTGGTACAACAAGAACGTCCTGGAGGCCGCAGGGGTGGAGGTGCCATGGGCGCCGAAGAGCTGGGATGACATCCTGGCAGCCGCACGCCAGATCAAGGAGTCCCAGCCGGACGTTGTCCCCTTCAATATGTACGCCGGTACGGGCACCGGCGAGGGTACCGTCATGCAGAGTTTCTACGAATTGCTGTACGGCACGGACAGCCAGCTCTATAACGAGGACCAGCAGAAATGGGTGGTCGGTTCACAAGGTTTTGTGGATTCGCTGTCCTTCTTGGAGACGCTCTACGACGAGGAACTCGCGCTGACCCCGGCCCAGGCGCTGGATCCGAACATCTGGCAGGCTGTCTTCGGCGAATACCTGCCCGAAGACCGGATGGGCGGCGTGGTTGAGGGCTCCTATTCGCCGAGTTTCTGGCAGGAGGGAGGCATGTTTGAATGGGCCGATTACGGTGACGTGATGGGCGTGGCGCCGTTCCCCACGCAGAACGGCCAGGAGCCCGGCGCGGTCAGCATGTCCGGGGGCTGGACACTGGCCATCGGAGCCAACTCCCAGAATCCGGACCTGGCTTTTGAATTTCTCAAGACGGCGATGAGCCAGGAGAACCTGCTGAAGTACACGGTCGACAACTCGCAGATCGCCGTTCGTTCGGACATCGCCGAAGACTCAACATATTTGGAGTCGAACCCGTTCGTGGCCGACGTCTCCGAAGTGGTGGACGTGACGCATTACCGCCCCGCCACCAGCGACTACCCGGAAATCTCGACGGCGGCGCAGCAAGCGACGGAAGCGGTGATCACCGGGGAGCGCAGTCCGGACGAGGCCGCGGCGGACTACGACGCTGCCGTGCGGGACATCGTCGGAGCTGACAACGTCGTCGAAGAGTGA
- a CDS encoding alpha-mannosidase — MHDNRLLVEARIQRFMTERLAAQLYREAVPLRVEAWACPDEPVPCSEAMLQQFEPFDVGGAWGLPWGTTWFRFSAQVPADWAGKYDGGARLGREGSVGLPAGEIDGAARLEAVIDLGCTSLLPGFQAEGMAYRPDGSIIKGVEPLNMHVPLDPGPDGRIEFYVEAASNPNVADGFLFAPTPLGDKATAGSEPQNVLARADLALLDVQVWELLQDFRTLDGLMRELPEDLPRRHEILRALERALNAADPQDLASTASAVRACLAEVLSAPAYASAHRIYAVGHAHIDSAWLWPVRETVRKVARTFSNVLDLIEEHPDFVFTASSAQQYAWLKEHYPELFERVAVAVRGGRFVPAGGMWVEPDTNMAGGEALARQFVAGKRFFLENFGVEPLEVWLPDSFGYSGALPQIVKAAGSRWFLTQKISWNDTNRFPHHTFQWEGIDGSRIFTHFPPADTYSSDISAAQLAHAQRNYREKGPANTSLLPFGWGDGGGGPTREMLAAAFRTADLEGSPRVQLSCPETFFRTAEAEYPEPPVFSGELYLEFHRGTYTSQARTKRGNRRSEHLLREAELWATTAAIRKGAPYPYDELERAWQTVLLQQFHDILPGSSIAWVHQEAERNYAWVAETLEGLIADALAAIVNPDSGRLSVNAGPYPIAGVPGLGGGTPAGAVPVRLEHGEGGWTLRSEALELTIDDAGLLTSLLDRGAGRELVPAGLAGNLFQVFRDMPNQWDAWDLDEHYKSTVAELRKADFVEPLETNEVPGLRIRHSFGDSVLTEQIRLSQDGTAVELEIEVDWHEQQKLLKLMFPLDVHADRAASEIQFGHIYRPTHSNTSWDASRFETVAHRWIHVAEPGYGVALANDATYGYDIGRAALADGAGTYTSVRASLLRAPLFPDPGADQGRHPFRFSLRPNAGIPEAAAEGYRLNLPLRIVNGSARGTGAGAEANDASVGLKPLFAVDNPAVVIEAVKLAEDRSGDVVIRLYEAHGARAEAVLQPDFDYDGVAATDLLEREVPAGWLQDVDSGARLRLRPFQLATLRFRR; from the coding sequence ATGCACGACAACCGGTTACTGGTCGAGGCGCGGATCCAGCGGTTCATGACGGAGCGGCTCGCAGCCCAGCTCTACCGGGAAGCTGTCCCGCTGCGCGTCGAGGCGTGGGCCTGCCCGGACGAGCCGGTTCCCTGCTCGGAGGCGATGCTGCAGCAATTCGAGCCCTTTGACGTGGGCGGGGCCTGGGGGCTGCCGTGGGGGACCACCTGGTTCCGGTTCTCCGCCCAGGTTCCCGCGGACTGGGCCGGAAAGTACGACGGCGGTGCCCGCCTTGGCAGGGAAGGCTCCGTTGGGCTGCCCGCGGGGGAGATCGATGGCGCCGCGCGGCTGGAGGCGGTGATCGACCTCGGTTGCACTTCCCTGCTGCCCGGCTTCCAGGCCGAAGGAATGGCCTACCGCCCGGATGGCAGCATCATCAAGGGCGTTGAACCGCTGAACATGCATGTCCCGCTGGATCCTGGACCTGACGGCAGGATTGAGTTTTATGTGGAGGCGGCGTCGAACCCAAACGTCGCGGATGGATTCCTCTTCGCACCCACACCGCTGGGGGACAAGGCCACCGCCGGGAGCGAGCCGCAGAACGTGCTGGCCCGGGCGGACCTGGCGCTGCTGGATGTGCAGGTGTGGGAACTGCTGCAGGACTTCCGGACGCTGGACGGGCTGATGCGAGAGCTGCCCGAGGACCTGCCTCGCCGACATGAAATCCTGCGGGCACTGGAACGGGCGCTCAATGCCGCCGACCCGCAGGACCTCGCCTCGACGGCTTCGGCGGTGAGGGCCTGCCTGGCCGAAGTGCTCAGCGCGCCGGCGTATGCCAGCGCGCACCGCATTTATGCCGTCGGCCATGCCCACATCGACAGCGCCTGGCTCTGGCCGGTGCGTGAGACCGTGCGCAAAGTGGCCAGGACGTTTTCCAACGTGCTGGACCTGATCGAGGAGCACCCGGATTTCGTGTTCACCGCCTCGTCGGCCCAGCAGTACGCGTGGCTGAAGGAGCACTATCCCGAACTGTTCGAGCGGGTGGCCGTAGCCGTGCGCGGCGGCCGCTTTGTGCCGGCCGGCGGCATGTGGGTGGAACCGGACACCAACATGGCCGGCGGGGAGGCCTTGGCCCGGCAGTTCGTGGCCGGCAAGCGCTTCTTTCTGGAGAACTTCGGGGTGGAACCACTGGAGGTGTGGCTGCCGGATTCCTTCGGCTACTCCGGTGCGCTACCGCAGATCGTCAAGGCCGCCGGTTCCCGCTGGTTCCTGACACAGAAGATCTCCTGGAACGACACCAACCGCTTCCCGCACCACACCTTCCAGTGGGAGGGGATCGACGGCAGCCGGATTTTCACGCACTTCCCGCCTGCGGACACGTACAGCTCGGACATCTCCGCGGCACAGTTGGCCCATGCCCAGCGGAATTACCGCGAAAAGGGCCCCGCCAACACCTCGCTGTTGCCTTTCGGCTGGGGCGACGGCGGCGGCGGGCCCACGCGCGAAATGCTCGCGGCGGCCTTTCGGACGGCAGATCTCGAGGGTTCACCGCGGGTGCAGCTCTCCTGTCCGGAAACGTTCTTCCGCACGGCCGAGGCAGAGTATCCGGAGCCGCCGGTCTTCTCCGGCGAGCTGTACCTGGAGTTCCACCGCGGCACCTATACCTCGCAGGCGCGGACCAAGCGGGGCAATCGGCGCAGCGAGCATCTGCTGCGCGAGGCCGAGCTCTGGGCCACCACGGCGGCCATCCGCAAAGGTGCGCCGTATCCCTACGACGAGCTGGAGCGTGCCTGGCAGACGGTGCTGTTGCAGCAGTTCCACGACATCCTGCCCGGCTCATCGATCGCCTGGGTCCATCAGGAGGCCGAGCGCAACTACGCGTGGGTGGCCGAAACGCTGGAAGGGCTGATCGCGGACGCCCTCGCCGCCATCGTCAATCCGGACAGCGGCCGGCTCAGCGTCAACGCCGGTCCCTACCCAATAGCCGGGGTGCCCGGGCTGGGCGGCGGCACGCCAGCCGGGGCTGTGCCGGTCCGGCTGGAACACGGCGAGGGCGGATGGACCCTGCGCAGTGAAGCGCTGGAACTGACAATCGACGACGCCGGACTGCTCACCTCGCTGCTGGACCGCGGCGCCGGGCGGGAGCTGGTACCGGCCGGGCTGGCGGGCAACCTGTTCCAGGTCTTCCGCGACATGCCCAACCAGTGGGATGCTTGGGACCTCGACGAGCACTACAAATCGACCGTGGCAGAGCTGCGCAAAGCCGACTTCGTGGAACCGCTCGAGACAAACGAGGTGCCCGGGCTACGGATCCGCCATTCGTTCGGGGACTCCGTGCTGACCGAGCAGATCCGGCTAAGCCAGGACGGAACCGCCGTCGAACTCGAAATTGAGGTGGACTGGCACGAGCAGCAGAAACTGCTCAAGCTGATGTTCCCGCTGGACGTGCACGCGGACCGCGCCGCCTCGGAAATCCAGTTCGGCCATATCTACCGGCCTACCCACAGCAACACGTCCTGGGACGCCTCCCGCTTCGAAACGGTGGCGCACCGCTGGATCCACGTGGCCGAGCCCGGCTATGGCGTGGCCCTGGCTAATGACGCCACGTACGGTTACGACATCGGCCGCGCCGCGCTCGCTGACGGTGCCGGCACGTACACGTCCGTCCGGGCATCGCTGCTGCGTGCGCCGCTGTTCCCGGATCCGGGGGCGGACCAGGGACGGCATCCCTTCCGGTTCTCGCTGCGGCCCAACGCCGGGATACCCGAAGCCGCGGCCGAAGGGTACCGGCTGAACCTGCCGCTACGCATAGTCAACGGATCGGCGCGCGGCACCGGTGCGGGCGCCGAAGCCAATGACGCAAGCGTCGGGCTCAAGCCGCTGTTCGCCGTCGATAATCCCGCAGTGGTCATCGAAGCGGTCAAGCTGGCCGAAGACCGCAGCGGTGATGTGGTGATCCGCTTGTACGAGGCGCACGGCGCCCGGGCCGAAGCAGTGCTGCAGCCCGACTTTGATTACGACGGCGTGGCCGCCACTGACTTGCTGGAGCGCGAGGTTCCGGCGGGCTGGCTCCAGGACGTGGACTCCGGAGCCCGGTTGCGGCTCAGGCCCTTCCAGCTGGCTACCCTCCGGTTCCGCCGCTAG
- a CDS encoding MFS transporter gives MELRERINKSAMSPYQWLIIGLCVLLNALDGFDVMAMAFTATSVTNDFGLSGTELGLLLSAGLVGMAIGSLVLAPFADVVGRRPMILVSLALAAGGMFLSALANSAVELGLWRVVTGLGVGGILACTNVIASEYSSDRWRGLSIGIYTAGYGVGATLGGMAAVSLQGSYGWRSVFVFGGIATAAALVLLAVLLPESVDFLLTRRPRNVVDRLNRIARRVGQPAITALADIQGAAGPAKGRNKVGDLLAPANRRTTLLIWVAFFATMFGFYFVNSWTPRLLVEAGMTAEQGVVGGLMLTLGGTFGSILYGVLATKWSSRGVFICFAVLSAVAMVLFINSAGILMLAFIAGVGVGMLINGCIAGLYTVTPALYATETRSTGVGWAIGIGRIGAIVAPMITGSLLDANWSPVQLYLGVGAVVLVAAVAVRLLGPVRESSAARSELTRASAK, from the coding sequence ATGGAACTGCGCGAGCGGATCAATAAGTCAGCCATGTCTCCTTATCAGTGGCTGATCATCGGACTGTGCGTCCTGCTGAACGCACTCGACGGCTTTGACGTCATGGCCATGGCCTTCACCGCCACCAGCGTGACCAACGATTTCGGCCTCAGCGGCACCGAGCTTGGCCTGCTGCTCAGTGCCGGACTCGTGGGCATGGCCATCGGCTCCCTGGTGCTGGCACCCTTTGCCGACGTGGTCGGACGCCGTCCGATGATCCTGGTTTCGCTGGCCCTGGCGGCAGGCGGCATGTTCCTGTCCGCGCTGGCCAACTCTGCCGTGGAACTGGGGTTGTGGCGGGTGGTCACCGGTCTGGGGGTTGGCGGCATCCTGGCCTGCACCAACGTCATTGCGAGCGAGTACTCTTCCGACCGTTGGCGAGGCCTGAGCATCGGCATCTATACCGCCGGCTACGGTGTCGGTGCCACGCTGGGCGGCATGGCGGCCGTGTCGCTGCAAGGCAGCTATGGCTGGCGGTCGGTCTTCGTCTTCGGCGGCATTGCCACCGCTGCGGCGCTGGTGCTGCTGGCGGTTCTGCTGCCCGAGTCCGTGGACTTCCTGCTGACCCGTCGCCCGCGCAATGTGGTGGACCGGCTGAACCGGATTGCCCGCCGCGTCGGCCAACCTGCGATCACGGCTCTCGCCGACATCCAGGGGGCAGCGGGACCGGCCAAGGGACGTAACAAGGTGGGCGACCTGCTGGCTCCGGCGAACCGTCGGACCACGCTGTTGATCTGGGTGGCGTTCTTCGCCACGATGTTCGGTTTCTACTTCGTCAACAGCTGGACACCCCGGCTGCTGGTCGAAGCCGGCATGACCGCCGAGCAGGGCGTGGTGGGCGGCCTGATGCTGACGCTCGGCGGCACCTTCGGCTCCATCCTGTATGGCGTGCTCGCGACGAAATGGAGCAGCCGCGGCGTGTTCATCTGCTTCGCGGTGCTGTCGGCGGTGGCCATGGTGCTGTTCATCAACTCGGCGGGCATCCTGATGCTCGCGTTCATCGCCGGTGTGGGTGTCGGCATGCTCATCAACGGCTGCATCGCCGGCCTCTACACCGTCACGCCGGCACTCTACGCCACCGAAACGCGCAGCACCGGCGTGGGCTGGGCGATCGGTATCGGGCGCATCGGCGCCATCGTTGCCCCGATGATCACGGGTTCCCTGCTGGATGCCAACTGGAGCCCGGTCCAGTTGTACCTGGGTGTCGGCGCGGTAGTTCTGGTTGCCGCCGTCGCGGTCCGCCTGCTCGGGCCGGTCCGCGAGAGCAGCGCCGCCCGCTCCGAACTGACCCGCGCCTCCGCCAAATAG